A stretch of DNA from Lotus japonicus ecotype B-129 chromosome 4, LjGifu_v1.2:
GGACACTATATTTCTCTGGAATGCATATGCTCTGCATTCTCCTTGTCTGCATCCTGGAAGTCCAGATGCTCAATTGTGTCTAGGTTTACCTGCTTTAATGCTCACTGGATTGCTTATGATGAAATTCCATTCAATTGTTTGGCTTCAACCTTACAAGTGACTGCTCTTTTACTAACTGTCTTTGCTTTGCACCAGGTTTCTGCTATCATGGGATGACATAATTGGCCCAATCAACTTTCTGTTTGTATCAATGGAAGGGTCTGAATAGTCTTTAGCACATACCTATCCTTCCAGTTTAAAGAGGTTGTAAGCATTTTGTATCAATAAAGGGTTTCTGTCTGCAATTAAGTTTAACTATTTGCTTACTTATTTGTGAATGTTGGATCAAAAAGTGAATTGCCTCAAGGACATAGTAAGTGGTAAATCGAACAATCCACCTGAAATAACCTGTTCATTTTGATTATGAATGAAGCTTTTCGGTATGATTCCAGAGTTTCTTCAGCGGAACTAGACAAGCATGCAGCATCCATCCACTTCTTGAAAATGAAGTCTATATATTTTATTCTAATTCGATTCACAACTATTCATGAGTCTTCACTTAAGAGTTTAATATTTTGTCCTTGATTCAGCTGAATCAGCTCTACCTGCTAATTTTAGTAATCTCAGATCAATTATTGGGAGTTCAGTGCATAGGTAATTAGCCTATTAAAGGAAGAAGTTGATTATGAAGCTATATTTAGGATCCATGATGGAAGTACTTGTGACATTTAGCTGGTAATAAGTGTTTCTTTATTTGCAGCTCGTGATGAAAGTGCAAATGTGCAACGTAGCCTGTAACGGTATGTAAGTTCTAGGAATTTGACCCTTCTAAAAGTGAGTTTATTTTGGGGAAAAAATAAACGACATAAATGTGTTGTAATATGTTTTATTAATTTCTTATTTCACAAAAGCTACTTTCAGTagcttttttatttctttctcaaTGTTTAAATGTACAAAGTATCTAAACATACACTAATGAAGAGGTTTAGAACATGTAAAAGGAAGGCTTAGTTTAATAGATAAAAGAACTTATGTTGTTTCACTGTGATATAGTGACACTTCCCCTCCTCCGGATACAGATTAAGGACATAAATATAAGCATATAACTAAAAAGAAACCTAGAAAATAGGGTAATTCAAAAGTGAAAGCAATTAATTCTGTCTTGTCCCTATCCAGCCATAATTGTTTACTTTTGACTACATGAGAATGAAATATAAGTTAGATACCTTAGCCCATGGCCACCGTTCTTTTTTGTATTATGTTGCAACTGAAGATTTTGCCGCAAGCAAGGAGGGACATTAAGtcaaattttcattatttttaaaaagttatTTGAGGGGTACATTCCATTTATATCTATTTGACCACTAATAATGGAATTCTTATATTTTATATGCTGATAAAATTAGGCTTGTTGTTCGATATGCTTTACTTTATCCAAATAAAAAGTGCAGCATATAGTGGCGCTTTTATATGGAAAGGATGCAAGACAGTCAAGGAAAAAGAAATGGAGTGCCATCGTGCAGTAACTTGTTCCATACTATAAGCAAGCTTTGCTTATTCTTTTTTCCAATTGCATGCTACTTTCTAGGACCACATCCATTATTGTGCTTCTTGTCCTTACTATATGATTATTATGCAATATCTAAGTGTTCTTTTGTACAATCAAGAATCAGCTAGTCCCTCTTCTCGTCTTGCCCTTTCCCTTCATTTTATTGTCTCATAAATATCTATAAACTAAgtcatatttttattaaatatagaATTAAGTTTGGAGTTAGGTCTTATCTATGCAAACTTTGAGATAACAGaatgtaataaaaaatattcgTGAATAATAAGTCAAATGAAATAGTAGCATCAAAATCTGAGCTCTCTGGTTGACCTTCAATTTAATTAATTCGATAGTAATAAACAATGCTGTAAGCCTGTAATTGGTCTCCTACATGATGTAAGAGAGTACCTCAGTCACCATTCACCTCCTTCTCAGTCACTTTCATTCACATGGAAACACACTCACAGGTTGGCAATGCACGCGGTCACTGCTTAAGAGGGAATAGTGAAGAGAACAGAGTGTTCTGCTCCAGCCACACCTTCACTTTCTAAAATCTATGTAGTGTTTGAATTTATGTTAGAAATCTTAAAAGCAGTTCCAATGAGAATTGATATCTTGAATTGGAAAAAAGATATTTTAGTAAATGTCACGAAATTCAAACATGCACTACGTCTAGTTGAGTGCAATACGAACTGACTTTTGTATTATTTTATAAGAAGAGTTTTATTCACCTTTTTGCCTTGAAACACAGCCTACCTTATTtggataaaaataatttttatcagTTCTAAATATGCAGATTAGTTTGTATTGATCTTTTTGACTTTTCTTTTATCTTGGGCATCATGTGTTTCTGTTCTGTCTATCTTTGCTGCTGCCTCCTTTGCATCACAGTGCAATAACTGCTTAGGTAGCAAATACAGAACAGAAAAATCATAATTACATATAATTCAAGAGACTTTATAGCCAGATTTAAGGATCTCATATCATGTCTTTCATCATTATACAGTACATCCATAAATACCTGAATTCAATTATTGTATGCAATTGCAACCTTTCTTCATCTGCTATAATACATTATACACAaacatatatagatagatagagattCTTCTCCCCAACAGACAATTGGGAATTTGTCACTCTACCAAAACCTCTCAAGTTACCTTTAAATCTTTCTGCTGAACACTCATTTATTAACTGCACCTTGTCATGCAAAATTGCTGAGATCTCACTGTGCTTGATGGTGATAGTATATAAATTCATTCATTACAGTGTTATTCATGACTTGGACAGTATTGATGGTGATATGACGGTTTAAATTAGTTGCATTCAAAAGAAAGAAATGCAAATATCTATAGTGAAATGAAAATTGTGTCTTTCAATTAAACTAGTACTTTGTTTTAGATACAACTGTTTGATCAACTCTCTGTACTGAAAGTGCCAACCTTTGTCATATATACATATGAGGAGAGGTAGTTTCTGAGAGATGCACACAGGAACTAGACCTTGTTTAAAAGTTCACCCTAAAGGAAGTGTAGACTTAGTTAGACACTTAGTAAATGTTAAAATCTGGTTTTTtgcttaaataaataaatataattgtcAAAATCTTGGCTACTTATTAAAGAGCTTAAAATAATTCTGTCAAACCCAATAGCCTTTTTGTCTCTTTACATTACATCAAAACACTAtagtattttattataaaatggGATACATATAATTAACAATTTACTAATATAACAATTAAAATTAGACTTTCATCATTGTAGTATACTCATCAAAGTATCTTCCCACATATTTTATTTGTCATTAGAAAACCTGGGACATGAGAAACCCTATATATTGGTCCTCACTACTTTCGGTTCATGTAACATTTTGAGCTCACCAAAGAAACGTGtctctctttgtttttattttttatggctCTTATGATTCTATGAATCTACTGATGTGTTTCTTACTGTGATATATATTTACTGTTGCACAATTTTTATTATTGTTGCGGGCTAGTACTGTTGACGCCAAGGATGATGAATAGTTCAACTAGCTAGATTATGAATATTTACTAAGATGTATAAGGGAGTAGGAAGTTTTTTTGCATTATGCcttattgatatttttttaggaGTTGAATactttgtgcaaaactcacattacttttcttttttaattgcATGAATTCAGCACAAATGTGAATTAGTTCTTCGATTTCCACACCTAATTAAATTGGAAAATGATTTATAAGTCATGAAGTTGACATTCAAATGATATATACGAGTTTTAACAGTTTTAAATCGTCAATAATCTATAAAGTTATAAAGACCGCTATTAGTCAGAAACTAAATGTTAAAATGTATACATATCTGATTATCTAATTAAACCTCCAGAAAACCTGTATATCAATTGAATTTTCATCTTGTGGGGTTCAAATCGCACGAACAACTAAATATCCTTTTGGAAATAGTTGTTGGATATAGTCTATGATGCACGGGTACTCCAAAAATCACATTGTActcgtaccgggtacgtacccgtaCCTGGGTACGCCATGGGTACGTCATGGGTACGTACCAGGTacgtacccaaaaaaaaaattggggtaCGTTTTTTGTTACGCCACGTGTACGTTTGGGTACACCCGTGGGTACTCTCTGGAtactttttttacaaaaaaaaaaaaaattgttcaaaaCTACCTCGTTTTTGTtcactgatgatgaagaagggaATGATGACACCATTACTGTTTGAGAGAGCTTTGATTTTGTACTGTTGGTTGTTGAGCAATCTATCGTTTAATTGTTTTGTTGTGTTGAACAATCGTATTGTCTCTTTTGCACTATTTTAATTTGTGTTACTGTCTATGTTGAACAATCTTATGTTATGTCTCTTCAATGTTACTCAATCTTATGTTATGTTTCTTCAATCTTAAGATTATCTATGACGGTATGTGTTTAGAGATATATGTTAAGGTACGTATTACATATTCTTTTGATGATTTTCATTAGGTTGTGATGGTTTTTATGTTGGTCTTTCATATAAGTATTGACCATTAGgagatttgatatttttaattaataatattgtggtagaaaacattttatttctatttatttatatatatatatatatatatatatatatatatatatatatatatatatatatataactggcGTACCCGTACCTTAGTTTTTCATAAAATGTCGTACCCCGTACCCGTACCCGTACCCGTATCCATGCAACATAGGATATAGTTCGAGTGTAGTCCAATTTTTAAGAGTTAGTTGATAGTGATGGAAGAAAGGGGCAAAATTACACTTAGGAGCAACATATTTTGCCATCAATAAGTTCATTACTACTCTTCTGCAATACGATGCAGACAGAAAGATAATGCTAGCTAGCTGATcacataaaacaaaaaaagaccCATGAGCAACCGACAAAAGTACGCCAAATTagcctttattttatttctacaaacaacaaaaataaatggAAGTTTTCGGTTTACCACCTATATTTAAATGATAAAGTTCACTTTTATTTTGGCTtcattttatatagttttggttTGAAAATCCAAGACTTTTATACTGATGACACAAGTGACTTAGGAAAATTGAGTTTCTAGAAAGGTTTGCTACACGTTCACTGTTCACACATGGCAGAATCACTAAATTTAACAAAAGTTCCTCACATTAGCCTTTTATGCGATTATAAGTACTATTTCCAAACATGTAATAAGTTTATGAGAGAAGGAGTGGGTTTTGAGAAAGGTTTTCCATGAATTCGAAGTTTCGAACATGCATAATTAATGTATAATGTATAATCTGATTTAATGTCTAAATTTATAACATCGATCACAATATTGACGCTAACATTGGCGCGTTTGCATCGACCACACCGATGCGGACAAAGAAAACAAACGCACTTAAAATTTGTGACTTAATTATAACAATCAGCATTGGTTTCCGACAAATTAATGCCGGTTCAAGTAAACACTGAAATCACAAGTTAATGTCGAGACTATATGTCGACGCTTAAATGCACCAACCAAGATAGCGTCGGGCGAAACCAGCGCTAACCCCACGTGCGGGCGAGCGAGTACTTGGACGGAAACGTTAGCGCCGGTAGTTTCGACGCGAAATGTCATCTTTTTCCCTGCCCAACTTTTCTTATAACCTTCCCTCAACCAAATCTTTCCCAAAccttacattctctctcttccctttCTTCGCCATCTTCCTCGTGAGTCGCCCTCTGTCGCTCCTCGATCTTCTCCACCCTCTTGCGCCGCCCCTTGTTACTCACCCTCCCTTGCCATTCGCCCATCACTCTCCTCCGTCGTGTCTCACCATCACCCTCGCTCGTACCTCCGATCCTCCCCCAAACCCTCCCTCGTCGCGCCTCACCATCACCTGCACCTTTACCTCCGCCTCTCCTGCCGCTACTTACCATCACCCCACCCTTACCGCCACCCCACCCCAAACCCTCCTCTACTTGTCATCCTCTATTGCGCCTCATCACCTTCACCCCCACCTTTACCGCTGCACTTCACTGCACCCTCTTCTACCATTATGAGCCACCTTCGTCACTCGCTCCACACTATGACCCTCCCTCCGGCAGCCCTTACCCTCCCTCTGAAGGTTCTACCTATTCCACCCAAATTATCTCCTCCTCACCTTCCCTCACCTTCTCCCTCAGCCACTAGATTCACCGCCCTCGgcctctcctcctctgtcacctCATTGATGCTATACTAGACAATGTGAGACTTAAGATACCCGCTTGTTTCACCATACTAAACAATGTGAGGCTTTTACAAGATGCTTTTTTTTGACCAatttcttccttcatcaacATTAACAATGCGAGACTTACATTACAATCAACTCCAATCATTCACAGAATTTTAATTGAATCCATTTAGGGTTTTAAGTTTAAAAGTACATAAAGTAGGTTGAGCTTTTGATCAGATGACAACTGCAGTTGCTGTCGTGTCCCGATGAGATGATGATGAAATTCTCAATTATTTTGGTGAAGATGCCTGTTTTCTATATATTATCGCTTAGTTTTGAAGGGAAAAGCTGCAGGCTCTAGCTCTTACGTACTCTTTCTCTATCAGGCACAGCATTTTAACAGGTGCTTGAAAGCTTACTATTTGATACACTGTTTAATTACCAGGGGACACAGTAAAATGATTGAGAAAATCTTATACTATGTGGGATATTGGTTCATGTATTTTGGAGAAGTATATGTCAATTAATATAGTGAAACAAGAAGCACACAATAAGATGAGTTAGTACAATGTTGTAATTGTTAATAGAGTGTGAAAGTCAGACAGAGTCGAATTAGTGGAATGCAAATCTCACTGGCATCTGCGTGTGGGCCCATAAGTTGAGTGGATGCGCTTTCAAGAACCTCCTTTGGTCCCTCATCTACATATATACAGCGCATGCAGCTACCAAGCTACCAATTCTCATCCTACTCTCACAACTTTTGCAAGGTTATGGTCATGGTTTAGTTTGAttattatcttttatttatttttagttagCATTCTTGTTAATATTTAGAGCCCTGGTATGCATACCGCATAACAGTACCATATCACTTTCACTCATTTTTATCGTAGTTTTCAACCACCACAAAATAAGAAATAGACGAATAAAAGTAACGTTAGCCGTTTATTAAAAATTACTAAAGATGGTGTTAAAAGTGATCTATTACGATCACATTCACACAAACTTTATCGTAATAGTtactaacttactcccacttatagttagaaggagtaagttagcaagtTATAACTAAAAACTTATTACACACACTTAAATCTTTGAGCGGAGTTTAAAAGTGATCTTATACTCATACACTCAATACTTTTAAGGTTTATCCCAAATAATTTTCTCTGTAACCTAATATGCATCTCCTTTACCCAGCACAAGTTACTAAACCCTTTTTCTACCTGAAATGCTGATTTTTAAACACACCCTTGATTTTTATCATATAGAAAGGAAAGGGGAATTTACTTAGTTTATTTCTTTTTAAGCAAAAAGTGATTAATACTGTCAATTTGGTTGACGTGCCACACTGCCACTTGACAAAGATGCCACATGGTGAACTTTTTATTAGCAGTTTGAAATTTTACATGCAATTACATGATGCTGTAAAACTCCAACAACCTTTATTTCCTTACAAATTTTCTTAATTGAGAACTCTAAGCTAAATATATATTCCTTTGCAGGAAAAGCTTGAAGTCGAAAGAACTTGAGGTCTCATCTGCTCTACTAACTAGCACTGAGTTTGCTCATTTGGGAAAAAATTGTATTGTGTTTCTTCTTCTGTTCTCTCTTCCCTATCTCTTTCAAGCTTGGAATAGTTGGCACAAACCCAGAAAACTTTTTTTCTCCCTCATGTAAGTAGGTCTTGTAATCTAACTAGCTACTAACATGAACCTTGTGCTCATGCTTTATCAGTGAATTCCTCTTTATATATATGCATAATTTTGTACCAATATCATGCTTTCCTTCTATTTGGTTTCATAATTACCAATTCAGTGAATAGAATAGTCTTTGCCCTAATTCTGAAGAAACATAAATTGGCATGTAGAATTGGGAAAACTGTTTTCAGAGTCCATTCTGAACATTTTGATATCATCTATTACTCGGTACATGTTTAGAAACCCTTCTGCAATTTATTCTAAAGCAAAAACTAGTTTTTGAGTAGTTTCTGAGTTTTAGAATTAATTAATTCCgatgaaagagaagttgattTAAACAAGACAAACAACTGGAAATGGAAACAATTCTTGGTCAAGTTTGCAACAATTTTAGCATGATTTTGCTGTCAATATTTAAACAATGAAGAACTGTACAATAATATCACAAAAAGTTAAGGTTTCTGAAGGGCAATTCTACTGGTCCACCGATGAACCATATTTTTACTACTAACTAGTGAGCTGGAATTTTCTTGGTCAGCATTAGACAAAGCCATTTCTGAAACATACCACCAGATATAACTCTTTTGACTTCATTGTTTTTCAGAAGGGTGGAATGCAGTGCAGGAGGAAAAGGTTCTATTGATGATATAAAACAAGATCAAGATGACTGAAAATTCAAGCAAAGGCTATGATCAAATGAAGCAAGAGGGTACTAATGAGGTTAAAACTGAGAGATTGATCTCCTCCAATAAGGCACTCTCTACCTCAAGACAATGGACAGCATTCAGGAACCCAAGAATTGTGAGAGTGTCACGGGCCTTGGGAGGAAAAGACAGGCACAGCAAGGTTTGCACCGTTAGAGGACTCCGCGACCGTCGGATCAGGCTTTCTGTGCCCACAGCAATTGAGTTATATGATCTTCAGGACAGGCTTGGGCTCAGCCAACCCAGCAAGGTTGTAGATTGGTTGCTTGAAGCCTCCAAAACTGACATTGATAAGCTTCCACCACTTCAAATCCCTAACTGCAGCTTTTCTCAATttcatcatcaagatcaataTTCAGGTAATGATAGGCTTTCTCTTGGAGTTGGAGGCTTGTTCTATGATGGTACTAGTGCTTCCAGTCAAAGCCTCATGGCAAAGTCAAGGTATAATTGGGATGTTGATTTAGTGTCAAGGCTAAAGGGTAAGGAAGATGAAAGTGAGAAAGGTAAGTGCTTGATGAAAGAAACTCAAGACTCAGCTCAGAAGCTCTTTCCTATTGGGATTAATTataactcttcttcttctttaccTGGTTTTCTAAACAATGCCATGACATATAATATTAACTCCTTCCAATCAGAGCCttcttcaagtctatctttatCACAATTTGGAAGCCATGGAGTGTTGTTTCCTTACCTGCAGCCAGATTCTAATTCCATGTTGCAATATCCAAGCAACAACAATGGCAGTGTTGTGCCCTTCTCATCCTCTTTGTCTGCTTCACAGTTACTTTTCTGTCCTTCTTCTTCTGCTACTACACCAACATCACTTTTTGGCAATCCGCATGCTCCACTTATGACAAACTCATCAGCGGAAAGTAGTGATCCAAGACAATACAATTCCAACCATGTGCACACCTTGAGCTCAGGTTCCTCACTCATGCCTCATCCTTTCATGCCATCTCTTCACCCATTCAGCAATTCACCTTTGAGTCGACGCCTTCCAACGCCATTTAGTTCCAAGCTTCTTGATTCAGATAATAACTAACAATCATGACACCAGATATGTTTGTGAAGCTCCATTGTTGTAAGCCTTATCATCATATTATGTAAAGGATGTGAACAACGCTTAATAGGTAAAGGTGAATTTCTTTGTAAGCATGGCGCAATGCTATACATATAGAATATTTATGTTGAACGAATCCTTGTGGTTGCTGCTATAGAGACCTTGTTGGCAAAGTGAGGTAGAATAAATCAATCTGAAATAGTTTTCATGTGACATTAAGTGTTCAATCAAAATTCTATTAATTTAGAGTTTTTTTCCTTCTATACTCATTTTACATTTCTCCTGTATcctacatttcattttttttccaagTTTCATCATATATCTCTATTATTTTCTAATCACATTCATTTTTAGTAAACATAATACCACAAGCTAGCCTTGAGGTATATGAAATTGATTTCTTATATTACATATTTCTCTAATgcattcttaataaatataaaatttcaaattgGTTCTTGAAtttccaaaaagaaaaaaacaattctCAAAAATTCTTGCACTAGTACATTACCCAGAGGGAGCACCTAACAACCTCAAGTGCATCTTTGTTTCAGCTCTGCCAGAATCAAGTATATATTACTGCAAACACTTGTAGAATATTGTAGCATTTGATGTATAAGCTTGACATCAATAAACGCATGATATGATTGGCCTCTTAATGCAGGCTAAGTTAATAGTTATTCCAATGATTGTATTTATATCTGTATTTAAATTAAGTTTGATGGTATGTTTTCGAAtcgttgagaagtctcacattactTAGAGATATGACATAATAAATCTTTATAAATGAGAAAACAATCCTCGTATCTAAGCTACTAAACTAGCTTTttgcatattaaaaaaaactaaactaacTTTTAAGGTAGAGTTAGATCTAACTCAAATTCTAAGACTCAAATTCTAAGATGATATTAGAGTCAATCCAAGATTTGTTTAGTAGTAACCACCAAACAACTGATTTTCCCGAGATTTGAACTTGTGTTGTCATCCTTACCGATATTCAGTTTGCTTACTTTCTTGACTCAATTTGATGGACAAGTTAAACGCACACATATGCATAATGCACTTATATGTTATGATTTGTCTTGCACAACTGTGCAATGATTGATTTACTGTTTTGTCATAGGATCTTTATGCATGGCTTTCTGTTTATATATGTTGAAGGATAAACAATTTGTGCCTTGCTTGGAGGTACAGTGTAAACGCATGGAGAGTTAGAGAGGAAGATTCTAaactttgtattttttttctttttaaaaaaagaagagGCAATAGCTGTTCCAAACGAGTCACCCTGATAAAACATTACACAAGCTCCAGTTAGGACTTAGGATGTAAGGAGGAGGTAAAAATAGTTAGGTTCaatttgaagaagaaaatgacaaAACTACAAGAGTGATTAATTGTTGAGGCTATCTCTAGGGTAGTCCATGGTCTAGTACTCTATGGGTGGACCATGCATGATCTCCCATCAAACTTCCATATATAGCCAATTTCATAACAAGTTTATGGCAAATCTGCAGCTTATATCACatcattttattctgtaatGAAAATCTGTAGTTAAAAGAAGTTATAGAATTAGCGATAGGATTTTCAGATAAGTATAAACCAAGCTCAATAAATTCAAGGAAAAAATTCCTCAATATGCAGCCACAACCCAAAAGACGAGTTTAATTATTATGCACTGATAAAATAAAACAGTTTTGCAAAGTCATCCAATTAAAATTCATCAATCTGTTATATCAtagttaaatttaaatttaaaattatttaaaatgtaaAAGGAGGAGATGTGAACCAAAAAGATATCTCTCTTGTCTATATATGTTGAGAAGAGAAACATAGTGAGTGAGTACTGAGTAGGCAATCTCATTCACCTTCATCCCTGTACCCTCTTTAACAGTACTATATTGATGATGAAaggcatggaattgatggaagCATCACTCCACACAGCAAgtgaaaaagtgaaaaaattgTTTTCAAATCAATCTACAGTTCTTTCTGACCATGAAAACGAAGCAACATGAAATCACAAGCAGAGTCGACTGAATTTGAAAGCAGTAGTAGTCTCTGTTGCCTGTAGACAACAACAATAATATCACaggatccaagaaaaattaattaaaggaGACTCAGTTGCTGCTGCTGCAGCAAGTTGGGTTTTACTTTTAAAGGTGGcataatagaaaagaaaaagaccAAAAGTTTTATTTTCCAGTGTGGTGGTCCAGGTTCTTATAATAAAACtatgaaagaaaataagaatGCAATTAATTGTGACATTTATAgacatgattttaatttttcttacaGTTGCTAGCTGTGGAGTTTGGTGTGTTACATTACCCTCAACTTAACTCACGTCTAACCTAGCTCAGTTTGCAGcttcaattaattatatttaattatttagtttTATACATAAGCATAGTAGTAGAATAGTGCTGAGATCTTTTGTAGTTGTAGCCTGTAGGAAGTTATTTATTGTACTAAGAAAAATAATTGTGCCTGACTTTAAGTTGATGAGTAaagatttatatatatttttttacatgTTTCCTCATGCAAGAGTCTCCTTAAGCATGAAGTGTGGATAACACATAAGTCCACTGCACACCTACTTGCATGtgtgctaaaattaatttttattttattttattaaaagaaTAGAAGAATCGAACTCTAAATGAGTTAATTATAGAAACGAGTTAAAGTACCTATTGTACTTCCTATCAAGCGTATAAAAAAAGTTGGTAACAAAACCAATTATATAACCGTAGAAGCTTGTCACATAAATGATCTTATAGTAGAACATCATAATTGATATTTTTGCTTAATTATAATATGTATCTCTATTACTTCGTGAGTAGAGGAGGAACTAAGCTACTTCATTTACAATTTTACATATAGTATATATAGAGTTAGTACATTGTACAGTTCACAAAAAGAGCTTTGAAAAAAAACCTTGATGGAGGAAGAACAGAGATAAGAATAAATCCGTGGCGCATTTGTGTTGTACGTGGATGAGTAATTTACGTTGCTGCACTTTTGTAGGCGTGCAGAATAGCTTGTCTCCAACAATCAAAATATATTTATGGGACTTGTGGTCCAAATCCAATGCATCTAATTAGATAATGGACCACTATCACTTGTTCCAAAACATCAAAACATGT
This window harbors:
- the LOC130709940 gene encoding transcription factor TCP5-like; protein product: MTENSSKGYDQMKQEGTNEVKTERLISSNKALSTSRQWTAFRNPRIVRVSRALGGKDRHSKVCTVRGLRDRRIRLSVPTAIELYDLQDRLGLSQPSKVVDWLLEASKTDIDKLPPLQIPNCSFSQFHHQDQYSGNDRLSLGVGGLFYDGTSASSQSLMAKSRYNWDVDLVSRLKGKEDESEKGKCLMKETQDSAQKLFPIGINYNSSSSLPGFLNNAMTYNINSFQSEPSSSLSLSQFGSHGVLFPYLQPDSNSMLQYPSNNNGSVVPFSSSLSASQLLFCPSSSATTPTSLFGNPHAPLMTNSSAESSDPRQYNSNHVHTLSSGSSLMPHPFMPSLHPFSNSPLSRRLPTPFSSKLLDSDNN